From one Agathobaculum sp. NTUH-O15-33 genomic stretch:
- a CDS encoding Gfo/Idh/MocA family protein — protein MEKKLRFGMVGGGNGGNIGNSHRRGAGIDGLAVLSAGCFTRDPERNRADGEFWGVPPDRIYSSYEEMAEAEAKRPDGIDFVSIVTPNKTHYGVTKCFLEHGISVVCEKPFTLCVREAEELRDLAEKNGLAVCVPYTYAHYPIMRECKRLIEAGEIGRITDIVAEYPQDWMILGLNSGEKNFTSWIGDPAVSGNSNVTAGMGVHLYYLIRSMTGLRLDRVLADFSYYPEGAPLETTARVLLRCADGTGGLLWTSNTAIGHDCTIELKIMGDKGTVEWSHDDPTHLRLSKLGGTVQILAAGRDYLGADSRAASRLPAGHPEGFYEAFANLYRAFCQHLLDRKNGVCESDDRYFYPRAQDGVDGVRFVQACVESCRGGNVWVRLDEVQ, from the coding sequence ATGGAAAAAAAACTGCGTTTTGGCATGGTGGGCGGCGGCAACGGCGGCAACATTGGTAACAGCCACCGCCGCGGCGCCGGAATCGACGGACTGGCGGTGCTTTCCGCCGGGTGCTTTACCCGCGACCCGGAGCGCAACCGCGCGGACGGCGAATTTTGGGGCGTGCCGCCCGACCGGATTTACAGCTCCTACGAGGAGATGGCCGAAGCCGAGGCAAAGCGGCCGGATGGGATCGACTTTGTCAGCATCGTCACGCCCAATAAGACGCACTACGGCGTGACTAAGTGCTTTTTGGAGCATGGCATCAGCGTGGTTTGCGAAAAGCCGTTCACGCTTTGCGTCCGCGAAGCGGAGGAGCTGCGCGATTTGGCCGAGAAAAACGGCCTTGCGGTCTGCGTGCCCTATACCTACGCGCACTATCCCATCATGCGGGAATGCAAACGGCTGATCGAAGCGGGGGAGATCGGCAGGATCACCGATATTGTGGCGGAATACCCGCAGGATTGGATGATTCTAGGGTTAAACAGCGGGGAAAAGAACTTCACGAGCTGGATCGGCGACCCCGCGGTCTCGGGAAACTCCAATGTGACGGCCGGTATGGGCGTGCACCTATACTATTTGATCCGCTCCATGACCGGCCTGCGGCTGGACCGCGTGCTGGCCGATTTCAGCTATTATCCGGAAGGCGCGCCGCTTGAAACAACCGCCCGCGTGCTGCTGCGCTGCGCGGACGGCACGGGCGGGCTGCTGTGGACCTCGAACACGGCGATCGGGCACGATTGTACGATCGAACTCAAGATCATGGGGGACAAGGGCACGGTCGAGTGGTCGCACGACGATCCGACCCACCTGCGGCTGTCCAAGCTGGGGGGAACGGTACAGATCTTGGCCGCGGGGCGCGATTACTTGGGCGCGGACAGCAGGGCGGCTTCCCGCCTGCCCGCCGGTCATCCGGAAGGGTTTTACGAGGCGTTCGCCAACCTGTACCGGGCGTTCTGCCAGCACCTGCTGGATCGGAAAAACGGCGTTTGCGAGTCGGACGACCGCTATTTCTACCCGCGCGCGCAGGACGGCGTGGACGGCGTGCGCTTTGTGCAGGCCTGCGTCGAAAGCTGCCGCGGGGGAAACGTCTGGGTGCGGCTGGACGAGGTGCAATGA
- a CDS encoding zinc-dependent alcohol dehydrogenase, with protein MDKKTMQAAVFEGGGVIRVREIPIPRIEAADDVLLRVEAASICGSDLHILKVPQGQRGDPGTTMGHEFAATVAAVGSGVQNVAPGDRVVVEPNIRCGVCPACRSGHENLCRNAQNIGQWKNGGFAEYCVVPARQLHPIPPELPAKLAALAEPLACVLNGVRRIRPLPFERVALFGAGAIGLIFLRVLKVCGVRHVAVCETMESRRRDAARCGADAVIDPAKEPLAEALGACWGEPADIAIDAVGAGPVLAQAIDGMKCGGRILVFGQDGTQRSSIRPADINIKELTITATLSTLHSFPPAIELLQDPALQLDRLITHELPLDEIETGIALMRAREAVKIVLYPRGADGQRRA; from the coding sequence ATGGATAAGAAAACAATGCAGGCGGCGGTATTCGAGGGCGGCGGCGTGATCCGCGTGCGGGAGATACCGATCCCCCGGATCGAGGCGGCGGACGATGTGCTGCTGCGCGTGGAAGCGGCGAGCATCTGCGGCAGCGACCTGCACATTTTGAAGGTGCCGCAGGGACAGCGGGGCGACCCGGGCACGACGATGGGGCATGAATTCGCGGCCACGGTGGCGGCGGTCGGCAGCGGTGTGCAAAACGTTGCGCCGGGCGACCGCGTGGTGGTGGAGCCGAACATCCGCTGCGGCGTGTGTCCCGCATGCAGAAGCGGCCATGAAAACCTGTGCCGCAACGCGCAAAACATCGGCCAGTGGAAAAACGGCGGGTTCGCGGAATACTGCGTGGTACCGGCAAGGCAGCTGCATCCGATCCCGCCGGAGCTGCCCGCCAAACTGGCCGCGCTGGCCGAGCCGCTGGCCTGCGTGCTGAACGGGGTGCGGCGCATCCGTCCGCTGCCGTTCGAGCGCGTGGCGCTGTTTGGCGCGGGGGCGATCGGCCTTATCTTTCTGCGGGTGCTGAAGGTTTGCGGCGTGCGCCATGTGGCGGTATGCGAAACCATGGAGAGCCGCCGCCGGGACGCGGCGCGCTGCGGCGCGGACGCGGTGATCGACCCGGCGAAGGAACCGCTGGCCGAGGCGCTCGGCGCGTGCTGGGGCGAGCCGGCCGATATTGCGATCGACGCGGTCGGCGCGGGGCCCGTGCTCGCGCAGGCGATCGATGGGATGAAATGCGGCGGCCGCATTCTGGTGTTTGGACAGGACGGCACGCAGCGGTCGTCCATCCGCCCGGCGGACATCAACATCAAGGAGCTGACCATTACGGCGACGCTGAGCACGCTGCACAGCTTCCCGCCCGCGATCGAGCTGCTGCAAGACCCGGCGCTCCAGCTCGACCGGCTGATCACGCACGAGCTGCCGCTGGACGAAATAGAAACGGGCATTGCGCTGATGCGCGCGCGCGAGGCGGTCAAAATCGTGCTGTACCCGCGCGGCGCGGACGGACAGAGGAGGGCGTAA
- a CDS encoding sugar ABC transporter ATP-binding protein — MANSEFVLEMRNIVKVFPGVRALDGVNLKVRPGKVHVICGENGAGKSTLMKTINGTYVADEGEMFFKGQQIGKHSVEDTIKMGIAMIYQELNPVMDMTIAENVYLGREPMKGMFVNFGKLYSDTQALLDQLEIPYNAHQKMRELSIAGHQLVEIAKAISMNAQVIIMDEPSSAIADAEIEVLFKQIFKLREQGVAILYITHKMDEIFRIADEITIIRDGKWIESGPASDYDAGKLVSRMVGREITNVFPKETDIPIGEVVLEVKNLTQEKPDGGRFENISFTLRKGEILGFSGLVGAGRSELMRAIFGLDRYTSGEVYLNGQQVHIHHTADAVKAGIAMINEDRKGYGLVLGRSIHDNVSLVNLDKFTHGGLVNDQEIDKDTEEMVKLLQIKVANQNVAAGTLSGGNQQKVVLAKWLIGDVKVMILDEPTRGIDVGAKSEIHKLMCKFARQGMAIIMISSELPEILGMSDRVVVMQEGRMNGILDRAQATQESIMTLATKGRG, encoded by the coding sequence ATGGCCAATTCGGAATTTGTTCTGGAAATGCGAAATATCGTCAAGGTATTTCCCGGTGTCCGGGCGCTGGACGGCGTTAACCTAAAGGTAAGGCCGGGCAAGGTACATGTCATCTGCGGCGAGAACGGCGCGGGTAAGTCAACACTCATGAAAACCATAAACGGCACCTATGTGGCCGACGAAGGCGAAATGTTCTTTAAGGGTCAGCAAATCGGCAAGCACTCGGTCGAGGATACCATTAAAATGGGCATCGCGATGATCTATCAGGAGCTCAACCCCGTGATGGATATGACAATCGCGGAAAACGTCTATCTGGGCCGCGAGCCGATGAAGGGCATGTTCGTGAATTTCGGCAAGCTGTACAGCGATACCCAAGCGCTGCTCGATCAGCTTGAGATTCCCTACAACGCCCATCAGAAAATGCGGGAATTATCGATCGCCGGGCATCAGCTGGTCGAGATTGCCAAGGCGATCTCGATGAACGCGCAGGTCATCATTATGGACGAACCGTCGTCCGCCATCGCGGACGCCGAGATCGAGGTTTTATTTAAGCAAATATTCAAGCTGCGCGAGCAAGGCGTTGCGATTTTATACATCACCCATAAGATGGACGAAATTTTCCGTATCGCGGACGAGATCACCATTATCCGCGACGGCAAATGGATCGAATCCGGCCCGGCGAGCGATTACGACGCGGGCAAGCTCGTATCCCGCATGGTGGGCCGCGAGATCACCAACGTTTTCCCCAAGGAAACCGACATACCGATCGGCGAGGTCGTGCTTGAGGTGAAGAACCTGACGCAGGAAAAGCCGGACGGCGGGCGCTTTGAAAACATCAGCTTTACCCTGCGCAAGGGCGAGATTCTGGGCTTTTCCGGTCTGGTCGGCGCGGGCCGCAGCGAATTGATGCGCGCGATCTTCGGGCTGGACCGCTATACCAGCGGCGAGGTGTACTTAAACGGACAGCAGGTGCATATCCACCACACGGCGGACGCTGTAAAGGCGGGCATCGCCATGATCAACGAGGACCGCAAGGGCTACGGCCTTGTGCTGGGCCGCAGCATCCACGACAATGTGTCGCTCGTCAATCTGGATAAATTCACGCACGGCGGCCTTGTCAACGATCAGGAAATCGATAAAGACACCGAGGAAATGGTAAAGCTGCTGCAAATCAAGGTGGCGAACCAGAACGTGGCGGCGGGCACGCTTTCGGGCGGCAACCAGCAAAAGGTCGTCTTAGCCAAGTGGCTGATCGGCGACGTGAAGGTGATGATCCTCGACGAGCCGACGCGCGGTATCGACGTGGGCGCGAAAAGCGAAATACACAAGCTGATGTGCAAGTTCGCGCGGCAGGGCATGGCGATCATTATGATCTCCTCCGAGCTGCCCGAAATCCTCGGCATGTCGGACCGCGTGGTCGTCATGCAGGAGGGCAGGATGAACGGCATTCTGGACCGCGCGCAGGCAACACAGGAAAGCATTATGACACTGGCTACAAAGGGGAGAGGTTGA
- a CDS encoding sugar ABC transporter substrate-binding protein, whose protein sequence is MMNLKRLAALGMVSAMTLGMLTGCGGGDSKGGDTGDTGASGAGDKYVVGYCNGADSDVFMVARKDALIAKVEAEGANIDLEFADANQDSTKQLGDADTFIAKGVDLLVLVPNDAEAIVPAVEAANAANIPVVCLGIKAASGDYIYVGSENYDAGHMQGEYLATTLPENAKVLYLAGTAGMQHSTDRRQGFQDALKEAGRDDVEILADLDGNYEMAKAMQITEDWIQKYPQFDAIVAANDQMALGAVEALKGANRLEGVQVTGVDGLAEAYTAIQAGEMVQTILQDAPGQAEAAYGVMTKLMAGEDPGKEVLVPFQSVTADNVAEYAG, encoded by the coding sequence ATGATGAACCTAAAAAGACTGGCCGCGCTCGGCATGGTGAGCGCAATGACACTGGGCATGCTGACCGGCTGCGGAGGCGGCGACAGCAAGGGCGGAGACACGGGCGACACCGGCGCTTCCGGCGCGGGCGACAAGTATGTGGTCGGCTACTGCAACGGCGCGGATTCCGACGTATTCATGGTGGCGCGCAAGGACGCTTTGATCGCCAAGGTCGAAGCCGAGGGCGCGAACATCGATCTGGAATTTGCGGACGCCAATCAGGATTCCACCAAGCAGCTCGGCGACGCCGACACCTTTATCGCCAAGGGCGTCGACCTGCTCGTGCTGGTTCCGAACGACGCGGAAGCGATCGTACCCGCGGTGGAAGCCGCGAACGCCGCGAATATCCCGGTCGTATGTCTCGGCATCAAGGCCGCTTCGGGCGATTACATCTACGTGGGCTCTGAAAACTACGACGCGGGCCACATGCAGGGCGAATATCTGGCCACCACGCTGCCGGAGAACGCCAAGGTACTGTATTTGGCGGGCACAGCCGGTATGCAGCACTCGACCGACCGCCGTCAGGGCTTCCAAGACGCGCTGAAGGAAGCGGGCCGCGACGATGTGGAGATTCTTGCCGATCTGGACGGCAACTACGAAATGGCTAAGGCCATGCAGATCACCGAGGACTGGATTCAGAAGTACCCGCAGTTTGACGCGATCGTGGCCGCGAACGACCAGATGGCGCTGGGCGCAGTTGAAGCGCTCAAGGGCGCGAACCGTCTGGAAGGCGTACAGGTGACCGGCGTGGACGGCCTTGCGGAAGCTTATACGGCCATTCAGGCGGGCGAAATGGTACAGACGATCCTACAGGACGCGCCCGGTCAGGCGGAGGCCGCCTACGGCGTTATGACCAAGCTGATGGCGGGCGAGGACCCGGGCAAGGAAGTGCTGGTTCCGTTCCAGTCCGTCACGGCGGACAACGTGGCCGAGTACGCGGGCTAA
- a CDS encoding sugar phosphate isomerase/epimerase family protein, whose protein sequence is MKLAICTDVFADLSFTDMLDKVKSLGLDAVEMTAGGWGARKHIDTAALLADEGKRKDLLAELDKRGMRISALNTSCNPTWPSETGKEYAKSMYDCAALAGKLGVKKLVAMAGLPAGAPGDTTPNWITSTVSWPDFMAPAYEYQWKVTIEFWKEFAAHCEKCGVEQIAIEEFPGTMVWSASTLLKLREAVGPMIGINLDPSHMMVLGADPIAAARKLAGCIYHVHGKDARIERGLADVDGILEPRPVTDSAERVWNYVAVGCGKDLQWWKEFFSVVHMMGYDGDVSLEMEDLTMSTEAGVLTSIDALKQTVSK, encoded by the coding sequence ATGAAATTAGCAATTTGCACGGACGTATTCGCGGACCTGTCCTTCACGGACATGCTGGACAAGGTAAAAAGCCTAGGACTAGACGCGGTGGAAATGACCGCGGGCGGCTGGGGGGCGCGCAAGCATATTGACACCGCCGCGCTGCTGGCGGACGAGGGCAAGCGCAAGGACCTGCTGGCCGAGCTGGACAAGCGGGGCATGCGCATTTCCGCGCTGAACACCTCCTGCAACCCGACTTGGCCGAGCGAGACCGGCAAGGAATACGCCAAAAGCATGTACGACTGCGCCGCACTCGCGGGCAAGCTGGGCGTGAAAAAGCTGGTGGCCATGGCGGGCCTGCCCGCGGGCGCGCCCGGCGATACCACGCCCAACTGGATCACCTCGACGGTTTCGTGGCCGGACTTTATGGCCCCGGCCTATGAATACCAGTGGAAGGTGACCATCGAGTTCTGGAAGGAATTTGCGGCGCATTGTGAAAAGTGCGGCGTGGAGCAGATCGCGATCGAGGAGTTCCCGGGCACGATGGTATGGAGCGCTTCGACGCTTTTGAAGCTGCGCGAGGCGGTGGGGCCGATGATCGGCATCAACCTCGACCCGTCGCACATGATGGTGCTGGGCGCGGACCCGATCGCGGCGGCGCGAAAGCTCGCGGGCTGCATCTACCACGTGCACGGCAAGGACGCGCGCATCGAGCGCGGTCTGGCGGATGTGGACGGCATTTTGGAGCCCCGCCCGGTCACCGATTCGGCGGAGCGCGTGTGGAACTATGTGGCCGTCGGCTGCGGCAAGGACCTACAGTGGTGGAAGGAGTTCTTCTCGGTAGTCCACATGATGGGCTACGACGGCGACGTATCCCTCGAAATGGAGGACCTGACCATGTCCACCGAGGCGGGCGTCCTTACCTCCATCGACGCGCTGAAGCAGACCGTCAGCAAATAA
- a CDS encoding ABC transporter permease, translated as MEKTKKEFNFGKFYGKYGTFLLLVVIFVAASLFVPDFFGKDNLTNILRQIAVVTILGFGVEFVIILGHINVALGSEIALIGCVSCMVMVATQGSMGAGLALVVSIVAALILGAVIGGINGFVITKFDIPAFIMTLAVTTVARGSALLITGGKPVSGMDGIFKSIGQGYLGPIPISVIILVVLFVVCWVILNKTKFGRHLFAVGGNINAAEASGIKSKNVVRKAFLIDGLMAAIAGVLFMSRMGTGQPSAGVSYEFDAITACVVGGTSLAGGSGTITGTLIGAIIVGIINNAQNLLGINAYWQQIVKGLIILIAVIVDVVTKRAAAKAK; from the coding sequence ATGGAAAAGACGAAAAAAGAATTTAACTTCGGTAAGTTTTACGGTAAATACGGCACGTTCCTGCTGTTGGTCGTCATTTTTGTGGCCGCCAGCCTGTTTGTGCCGGACTTCTTCGGCAAGGATAACCTGACCAACATCCTGCGTCAAATCGCGGTGGTGACCATTCTCGGCTTCGGCGTGGAGTTCGTCATCATCCTCGGCCACATCAACGTCGCGCTCGGTTCGGAGATCGCGCTGATCGGCTGCGTGTCCTGTATGGTCATGGTCGCGACGCAGGGCTCCATGGGCGCGGGCCTCGCGCTGGTTGTTTCCATCGTAGCGGCGCTCATCTTGGGCGCGGTCATCGGCGGCATCAACGGCTTTGTCATCACCAAGTTCGATATTCCCGCGTTCATCATGACGCTGGCCGTCACCACGGTGGCGCGCGGTTCCGCGCTGCTCATCACCGGCGGCAAGCCGGTTTCCGGCATGGACGGTATCTTTAAGTCGATCGGCCAAGGCTATCTGGGCCCAATCCCGATCTCGGTCATTATTCTGGTCGTACTGTTTGTCGTGTGCTGGGTCATCCTCAACAAGACCAAGTTCGGCCGCCATCTGTTCGCGGTGGGCGGCAATATCAACGCGGCGGAAGCGTCCGGTATCAAATCCAAGAACGTGGTGCGCAAGGCGTTTTTGATCGACGGCCTGATGGCGGCGATCGCGGGCGTGCTGTTCATGAGCCGCATGGGCACCGGCCAACCCTCCGCGGGCGTTTCCTACGAATTTGACGCGATCACGGCCTGCGTGGTCGGCGGCACGTCGCTGGCGGGCGGCTCGGGCACGATCACCGGCACGCTGATCGGCGCGATCATCGTCGGCATCATCAACAACGCGCAGAACCTTTTGGGCATCAACGCGTACTGGCAGCAGATCGTCAAGGGCCTGATCATCCTGATCGCGGTCATCGTCGACGTGGTGACCAAGCGCGCGGCGGCCAAGGCCAAGTAA
- a CDS encoding DinB family protein: MFDIESDYKPQIDKLRRLVKSSKAFEEAMELALSIHAVTHTGTVSGSGRPTFCDDILDGLPDEAYSVMPTKKDETIAWHLWHIARIEDLVGNLLIAEQDQVLNDAWLDRLGVAVKDTGNAMTDAQIIDLSKRVDKRALIAYRDAVGRQTRALLKSLTPDDLKRKPAPAALDRLDGEGGLLACKNSIWLKAFWGKHTVAGLILLPLTRHHMMHLPDSLAIKEFVKTGAPAFAG; encoded by the coding sequence ATGTTTGATATAGAGAGCGACTACAAACCCCAAATTGACAAATTGCGCAGGCTGGTCAAATCCTCCAAAGCCTTTGAGGAGGCGATGGAGCTGGCGCTTTCCATACACGCGGTCACGCACACCGGCACGGTATCCGGCAGCGGCCGCCCCACGTTCTGCGACGATATATTGGACGGTCTGCCCGACGAGGCGTACAGCGTGATGCCCACGAAAAAAGATGAGACCATCGCGTGGCATCTGTGGCACATCGCCAGAATCGAAGATCTGGTGGGCAATCTTTTGATCGCGGAGCAAGACCAAGTTTTAAACGACGCATGGCTGGACCGGCTGGGCGTCGCCGTCAAGGACACCGGCAACGCCATGACGGACGCGCAGATCATCGATCTCAGCAAGCGGGTCGATAAGCGCGCGCTGATCGCGTACCGCGACGCGGTGGGCCGCCAAACGCGCGCCCTTTTAAAAAGCTTGACCCCCGACGACCTGAAACGAAAGCCCGCGCCCGCCGCTTTGGATCGGCTTGACGGCGAGGGCGGCCTGCTGGCGTGCAAAAACTCGATATGGCTCAAGGCTTTCTGGGGCAAGCATACGGTGGCCGGGCTGATTCTGCTGCCCCTCACCCGCCACCACATGATGCACCTGCCGGACAGCCTAGCGATCAAGGAATTTGTCAAAACCGGCGCGCCCGCGTTCGCCGGGTAG
- a CDS encoding Gfo/Idh/MocA family protein: MAKELKIGIVGTGAIGRTHIERINNKLSGGKVVACADQNADFCKSVAEKYGLKAFETGEEMIASPEVEAVIVTTLDPFHAEYVLAAIAAGKPVFCEKPLAPEAETCKKIVDAEMASGKHLVQVGFMRRYDAGYKQLKEAIRSRKYGEPLMLHCAHRNPGVDTNYDTPMEVENSMIHEIDVLRWLLGEDYATAEVVFPKKTRKAHENLQDPQIMILTTKSGVRIDVEAFVCTGHCYQIKCEVCCEDAILNLPESPTINVCAEAHVGHDIDADWSTRFADAYDTEFQEWINSTKEGRVDGPTAWDGYAGQVAAAAASKARDTQSVVEIVYDPMPAFYQ, from the coding sequence ATGGCGAAAGAACTGAAAATCGGTATCGTCGGCACCGGCGCGATCGGACGCACCCATATTGAACGCATCAACAACAAGCTGTCCGGCGGCAAGGTCGTTGCCTGCGCGGATCAGAACGCGGATTTCTGCAAGTCGGTCGCGGAAAAGTACGGCCTCAAGGCCTTTGAGACCGGCGAGGAAATGATCGCGTCGCCCGAGGTGGAGGCGGTCATCGTCACTACGCTCGACCCGTTCCACGCGGAATATGTGCTCGCGGCGATCGCGGCGGGCAAGCCGGTGTTCTGCGAAAAGCCGCTGGCTCCCGAAGCGGAGACCTGCAAAAAGATCGTAGACGCCGAAATGGCTTCGGGCAAGCATTTGGTGCAGGTAGGCTTTATGCGCCGCTACGACGCGGGCTATAAGCAGCTGAAAGAAGCGATCAGGTCCCGCAAATACGGCGAGCCGCTCATGCTGCACTGCGCGCACCGCAACCCGGGCGTGGATACCAACTACGACACGCCCATGGAAGTGGAAAACTCGATGATCCACGAGATCGACGTGCTGCGCTGGCTGCTCGGCGAGGATTACGCCACCGCCGAGGTCGTGTTCCCGAAAAAGACCCGCAAGGCGCATGAAAACCTACAGGACCCGCAGATCATGATCTTGACGACCAAGTCCGGCGTGCGTATCGATGTGGAGGCGTTTGTCTGCACCGGGCACTGCTACCAGATCAAATGCGAGGTTTGCTGTGAGGACGCGATCCTCAACCTGCCCGAATCCCCGACGATCAACGTCTGCGCGGAGGCGCATGTCGGCCACGATATCGACGCCGATTGGTCGACCCGCTTCGCCGACGCGTATGATACGGAATTTCAGGAGTGGATCAATTCCACCAAGGAAGGCCGCGTGGACGGCCCGACCGCTTGGGACGGCTATGCCGGTCAGGTGGCCGCCGCAGCCGCGTCCAAGGCGCGTGACACGCAAAGCGTTGTGGAGATCGTATACGATCCCATGCCGGCGTTCTATCAATAA
- a CDS encoding LacI family DNA-binding transcriptional regulator, whose product MRPTIKTIADEAGTSKSTVDRALKGQSGVKPELRERILRIAEESGYRTNAAGRALRRQRSPMRIAVVFRWRVFEQQIREGLEAAQSEFYDLGIRLEFYDMHTGEYEEQYRLLRQLAASGVRGVVLKPVLHPRIIEAVNLLEAKGIPVITVSSDLPQSKRFCFIGQNYFQAGRVAGSLMHTALGGRGNVTVFQESAQYHAYTERLKGFQKALEQKGGSVAVRQVGCIGEGDPQNYGQALAYFQSAEKNDGVFCTGISYPQIAQAALDSGRAHIALIGCDIFEETIELCRKDAVDFVITQNPFREGYESIKALYQYLLSGDRPPEPTFYTPLNIANKESLENLDPQMRNRI is encoded by the coding sequence ATGCGTCCCACGATCAAGACAATAGCAGACGAGGCCGGAACCTCCAAATCCACGGTGGACCGCGCGCTGAAAGGGCAGTCCGGCGTCAAGCCCGAACTGCGCGAGCGCATCCTTCGCATCGCGGAGGAGAGCGGGTACCGCACCAACGCGGCCGGCCGGGCGCTGCGCAGGCAGCGTTCGCCCATGCGGATCGCGGTGGTTTTTCGGTGGCGCGTGTTTGAACAGCAGATTCGCGAGGGGCTGGAAGCGGCGCAGAGCGAATTCTACGATCTGGGCATCCGGTTGGAATTTTACGATATGCACACGGGCGAGTACGAGGAGCAGTACCGCCTATTGCGGCAGCTCGCGGCGAGCGGCGTGCGCGGCGTGGTGCTCAAGCCGGTGCTGCATCCCCGCATCATCGAAGCGGTCAACCTGCTCGAAGCAAAGGGCATACCGGTCATCACGGTCAGCTCGGATTTGCCGCAGTCCAAACGCTTTTGCTTTATTGGACAAAACTACTTTCAGGCGGGCCGCGTGGCGGGCAGCCTGATGCACACGGCGCTGGGCGGGCGCGGAAACGTAACGGTCTTTCAGGAAAGCGCCCAGTACCACGCCTATACCGAACGGCTAAAGGGCTTTCAGAAAGCGCTGGAGCAAAAGGGCGGCTCGGTCGCGGTGCGGCAGGTGGGCTGCATCGGCGAGGGCGACCCGCAGAACTACGGGCAGGCGCTCGCCTATTTCCAAAGCGCGGAAAAAAACGACGGCGTGTTTTGCACGGGCATCAGCTATCCGCAGATCGCGCAGGCGGCGCTTGACAGCGGCCGCGCGCACATCGCCTTGATCGGCTGCGATATTTTTGAGGAGACCATCGAACTGTGCCGTAAGGACGCGGTCGATTTTGTAATCACCCAAAACCCGTTCCGAGAGGGCTATGAAAGCATCAAGGCGCTGTATCAATACCTGCTCAGCGGCGACAGGCCGCCGGAGCCGACGTTTTATACGCCGCTGAACATAGCGAACAAGGAAAGCCTTGAAAATCTGGACCCACAGATGAGAAACCGGATATGA